Below is a window of Clostridiales bacterium DNA.
TGGAGCAGAAGGTGCCGATACCGAAGGATACTTTCGCGCGGTCTTTGAAATAGTCGTACAGCGCCTGGGCCCGGTCAAAGTCCAGGCTGTTGCTGAACAGCAGCAGCTTCGTGCGGGGATCCACGCCGTATTTCCGGTAATGGGCAATGATCTTTTCGCCCCATTCAAACGGATCGCCGCTGTCATGGCGCACGCCGGTAAAGTTGTTGACCATGGACCGGTTGAAGTCCAGCAGGAACAGGTCCGTCGTGATCGTGTCGGTCAGCGCGGTGCCGTTGTCTCCGCGGTACTCATCGTACCAGTCCTCCATGGCGTAGTGGTTGGTGTACGCCAGCGGGATGGAGTCGATGCCCTGGTACATCTGCACGAACTCGTGCGCGTAGGTGCCCACGGGCGTCAGGTTGTACTTCATGGCCAGGTACACGTTGGAGGTGCCGGCGCAGCAGCCGGTTTCCTCGGCCAGCCGGCGCACCACCACATCCAGCCATTCCCGGCTCAGGCGGCGGCGGCAGCCGAACTCCGCGAAGCGGAAGGTGTACTTCCCGGTTTTGAAATCGTGGACCTTCTCGTCCAGCCGGGCTTCCGCGCTCTTCAGCAGCTCGGCGTAGTCGTACTTCATCCGGAAGTACACCTCGTTGATGATCTCCAGCAGGAAGATCTCAAACTGCATGGCGGAGAACAGCGGCCCGGTAACCTTGACGTGGAGCCTTCCGTCGTCGGACAGGGAGGTGGTCACGTAATCCCGGATGGGATGCCACAGTCGCAGGAATTCCACGTAGTCGTTCTTGATAAACCGGATGGAGCGGAGGTAATCCAGCTCCTCCTTTGTAAAGCGCAGCGTGCACAGGTGGTCGATCTGCGCGTTGATTTCGTCAAACATCTCCGGGGTAAAGACGATGCCCTCGTTCCGGCAGCGGAAGAAGTACTCGCCGCTCAGGTCGGTGTGCTTGTGGAAAATCACCTGGTTCATATTGAACTTGTACAGGTCGGTATCCAGCAGGGAAATGATAATCGGAT
It encodes the following:
- the pncB gene encoding nicotinate phosphoribosyltransferase, which codes for MKLDPIIISLLDTDLYKFNMNQVIFHKHTDLSGEYFFRCRNEGIVFTPEMFDEINAQIDHLCTLRFTKEELDYLRSIRFIKNDYVEFLRLWHPIRDYVTTSLSDDGRLHVKVTGPLFSAMQFEIFLLEIINEVYFRMKYDYAELLKSAEARLDEKVHDFKTGKYTFRFAEFGCRRRLSREWLDVVVRRLAEETGCCAGTSNVYLAMKYNLTPVGTYAHEFVQMYQGIDSIPLAYTNHYAMEDWYDEYRGDNGTALTDTITTDLFLLDFNRSMVNNFTGVRHDSGDPFEWGEKIIAHYRKYGVDPRTKLLLFSNSLDFDRAQALYDYFKDRAKVSFGIGTFCSNDTFVEPLNIVIKLQTVNGRAVAKLSDSDGKTMCRDPQYLEYLKRSVAFRLDREKNVGVN